The Lysinibacillus pakistanensis genome includes a window with the following:
- a CDS encoding TraB/GumN family protein, whose translation MMNRLMKRASAVLIGVSLMLTMVMPVIHAKEQSPPLAPSISDWAKETLNEGEKYGIYPTQWYYEGFLQEIPVEKVNELLVLTEKKIASLGLTENKQYKPVSVKNDNTRGDIVKRLYNIIARYDLPVGKDAIKFMQEHNILQGSSNGLQLEKKATTQQAVILAVRFIKNMYAFAGQGSKGVAWVVEDEDTVVYLLGSIHLGTPDLYPLNKNLMTAFNEADALVVEANNLDTEGSKYFTEKSIYADNFKLKDTVTPETFAKLEHVAKLYSLPMEHLTLLKPWYLANIFSVQAMSDSFDMTPEDMGIHGIDLYFILNARLQQKPVIELEGIKAQTDMFEGLSPEAQEQYLVSALDSIIDPSKNQSKIHQEMLTSWKYGDVETLAKSFQATVEEQSEFNKMLLGLRDEQMAKKIMDLLKKKEGTYFVVVGSGHLVTEKTIRYHLEKNGYDVKPFYQ comes from the coding sequence ATGATGAATAGGTTAATGAAACGTGCGAGTGCTGTGTTGATTGGCGTTTCATTGATGCTGACAATGGTAATGCCAGTGATCCATGCGAAGGAGCAATCACCACCCCTAGCACCATCGATTAGTGATTGGGCTAAAGAAACATTAAACGAAGGTGAAAAGTACGGAATTTATCCAACCCAATGGTATTATGAAGGCTTCCTTCAAGAAATCCCGGTGGAAAAGGTAAATGAACTGCTGGTATTAACGGAAAAGAAAATTGCCTCACTGGGCTTAACAGAGAATAAACAGTATAAGCCTGTAAGTGTAAAGAACGATAATACACGCGGTGATATTGTAAAGCGCTTGTATAATATCATAGCGCGCTATGATTTACCTGTTGGCAAAGATGCTATTAAATTTATGCAAGAGCATAACATATTACAAGGTTCTTCAAACGGACTGCAGTTAGAGAAAAAGGCAACGACGCAACAGGCTGTTATACTAGCAGTTCGATTCATTAAGAATATGTATGCGTTTGCAGGTCAAGGTTCAAAGGGGGTAGCTTGGGTAGTAGAGGATGAGGATACAGTTGTGTATTTACTGGGATCCATTCATCTTGGTACACCTGATTTATATCCGTTAAATAAAAACTTAATGACGGCATTCAATGAAGCGGATGCTCTGGTAGTAGAGGCAAATAATCTGGATACGGAAGGGTCTAAATACTTTACAGAAAAATCAATATATGCAGACAATTTTAAACTGAAAGATACTGTTACACCAGAAACATTTGCAAAGCTTGAGCACGTCGCAAAGCTTTATAGTCTCCCGATGGAACATCTGACATTGCTAAAGCCTTGGTATCTAGCTAATATATTTTCAGTGCAGGCAATGAGTGATTCTTTTGATATGACACCAGAAGACATGGGAATTCATGGTATTGATTTATACTTTATATTGAATGCACGTCTGCAGCAAAAGCCAGTGATTGAATTAGAAGGTATAAAGGCACAAACTGATATGTTTGAAGGGTTATCGCCAGAAGCTCAGGAGCAATACTTAGTCTCTGCCTTGGATAGCATCATCGATCCTTCTAAAAATCAATCCAAAATCCATCAAGAAATGTTAACAAGTTGGAAGTATGGGGACGTTGAAACCCTCGCAAAAAGTTTCCAAGCGACAGTGGAAGAACAGTCAGAGTTTAATAAAATGCTATTAGGTTTACGAGATGAACAAATGGCAAAGAAAATCATGGATTTACTTAAAAAGAAGGAAGGTACGTACTTTGTTGTTGTTGGTTCAGGACACTTAGTAACAGAGAAAACCATTCGCTATCATTTGGAGAAAAATGGGTACGATGTGAAGCCATTTTATCAATAA